A window of Flammeovirga kamogawensis genomic DNA:
ATTGGGTGGACAGTTAGAATGGGATGTAAGTATTGGTAAAACTGGTAAATTCTTCAGAAAAAGAGATCGTGATCTTACTTTTTTATGGTCAATATCTTTGCCTTTAATGGGGAGTTATATGCGACCGAGTTATAATACAATTAGTGATTTTACAACTGGAGCTAATTTCTTATCTGGAGGAGGGCAGCAAGAGTTTGCTTTTATTGGAAAGCTAGTTCAATTTCAATCTCGTTTAGAAATGTATTACAAACTGCATAATCTTAATGCATTTAGATTACAATATGAATGGAAATATTATGCTGTTAACGAGGGAAGTAGTGGGACATCTAAAGGAGCGTACCATCGTTTAGGTTTAGCATTTATGTTTAACGTAACAGGAAATAAGAAATAAGATGAGAAATATAAAAGAGCTATTCTGTAAGGCATTTTCAATCGTCTTACTACTCACATTATTAAGTTGTGAGAAAATGTTTATTGAGGCTGACCCAACATCATCAAATACAGAGACATTTGAATATTTATGGCAAAAAGTCCGTGATCAATATTCATATTTAGAATTAAAAAATATTGATTGGGATAGTGTTTACTCTGTATATAGGGTGAAAGTTACAGATGATATGCCTCAAGAGGTATTTTTTCAAAGTATGTTTAATATGTTAGAAACATTAGAAGATGGACATGTAAACTTATACTCTCCATTTAATGTATCTAGATATCCAGAATTAGCAGTGCCTGATTCTAATTATAGTACTAGAATTATTAGAACTACTTATTTAAGTGATTATTATACGATTACAGGACCTTTACAACATGATTTTATACACGCTATAGACCCTTCTGATGGTGAAAAAAAACCATTAGTTCAGGTAGAAAATGGCGTAGCCAAAGGAATAGCTTACGTAAGGTACAGTAGCTTCTCTTCTATGATTTCTAGTTATGATATTGATTATGTTATTTCAAGATATGGTAAAACTACTTATGGAATGGTAATCGATGTACGAAGTAATGGAGGGGGATCTCCTCTAAATATCTTTAAGATGTGTGAAAGGTTTATTCCTGCTGATTCAGGAGAGGTTACTTTATATTATAGTAGAAATAAAACAGGTCCTGGAGCAGATGATTTTGATGACTGGATACCTGCTAATATTTCACCAAGTGGTTTGTATTATCCCGGTAAAATAGTAATTCTAACAGATAGAGGTTGCTATAGTGCTACATCATATTTTGCTACAGCTATGAAGTCAGTTCAGAAACTAAGAGATGTGAAAATAATTGGAGTGCCTACCGGCGGTGGTTTGGGAGCTCCGAGAGGTGGACAATTACCAAATGGATGGTATTATAGAATGTCGGTTACTCAAACTAGATCTATTGATGGTGATTTAGATTATGAGTTGGGCGTTCCTCCAGATATACTTATTACACAGCAACCTTCTGATACAGAGATGGATAAAGATACTCAATTAGAGAAAGCAATAGTAGAGATATTTAATGGTAATTGGTAAACATGAAAAATATCATTTTTTTTGAAACTTATTTAAATAGTATCCGTTAATTATTACTGCGAATAATACTAAATAAAAGCTGTCTAACCGACAGGACGATTAATCCAATCACTCAGGAATGCAATATACTTTTACAGTATATTGCATTTTTTTGTACCAGATATTTTAAAAGCAAAAAGACTACTACAATTAATTGTAGTAGTCTTTTTTATATATGTAAACTAATTCGTTAGAATTAGATTAAAATTCTAACAGGATCCTCTAAAAGACCTTTTAGAGTGTGTAAGAATGCAGCACCAATTGCACCATCTACAGATCTGTGGTCACAAGTAAGTGTAATTTTCATTACATTACCAGGAACAATTTGACCGTTTTTCACAACAGGAACTTGCTTAATACCACCTACAGCTAAAATACAAGAAGCAGGAGCATTTAGAATTGACGTGAATTGCTCAATACCAAACATACCTAAGTTTGAAATGGTAAAAGTTGCACCAGTCATTTCATCTAAAGATAATTTCTTATCTTTTGCTTTTCCAGCCATCTCTTTAACAGCTCCAGAAATTTGAGATAAAGATAACATATCTGTATGTCTAATTACTGGTACTACTAAACCGTCAGGAATAGCAACAGCTACACCAACATTAACATGGTTTGCTACTTTAATAACATCACCTTCAACTAAAGAGTTAACCATTGGATGTTTCTTTAAAGAAGCAGCAACAGCTTTAACAACCATATCGTTGAATGAAATCTTAACATCTGCAACCTCGTTCATAGACTTTCTTGCTGCCATAGCATTGTCCATGTCGATATCCATTGTTAAATAGAAGTGAGGAGCACCAAACTGGCTAGAGTTAAGGTTTCTAGTGATCGCCTTACGCATATTGTTCATAGGCTGATCATCAAAGCTTTCAACACCAGCAGGAGCAGCAGCTACAGGAGCAGCAGCAGGAGCTGTTGTTGGAGCAGGAACGTATGCTTCAACATCACGCTTAATTACTCTTCCGTGATCACCAGACCCAGGAATCATAGCAATATTAAAACCTTTGTCTTCAGCCATTTTCTTAGCTAATGGAGAAGCAAATACTCTTTTTCCATCATGCTCTGGAGCAGGAGCCGCATCTCTTGATTGAGCTACAGCAGGTGCAGAAGTTTTCTTAGCAACTGGAGCAGGAGCGGCGGCTTTGGGTGCAGGAGCAGACTCAGCAACTGGTGCTGGAGCAGCTTCAGCAGTAGGAGCAGCAGATTTTGCAGCTTCAGCTTTTAATAAAGTTTCGTAATCAGCGCCTTCTTCACCAATAATGGCAATAACACCATCTACAGGAACAGAACCACCATCTTCAACAGCAACGTATAGAAGTTTACCTTCATCGTAAGATTCTAATTCCATTGTAGCTTTGTCCGTTTGAACTTCAGCTAAAATATCACCAGCATTTACTTCGTCACCAACTTTCATCAACCAAGATGAAATAGTACCATCAGTCATTGTATCTGACATTTTTGGCATTTTAACTACAGTTGCATTGATACCAGAAGTATCTATTGCTTCTGCAGCAGGTGCTGGAGCAGCAGCAGGAGCTTCCGGAGCGGCAGTTGCCGCAGGAGCTTCTGCAGGAGCAGCAGCAGTATCTCCAGAAAGAAGTGATTGGTAATCTTCACCTTCTTCTCCAACTATTGCAATAATTCCATCGATAGCAACAGCTTCTTTCTCTTGAACTGCGATGTACAATAAAGTACCATCTTCATAGTTCTCAAGTTCCATTGTTGCTTTATCTGTTTCAACCTCAGCGATCACATCTCCAGATGCTATTTGATCACCTACTTTTACTAGCCAAGATGCGATAACGCCTTCTGTCATCGTATCAGACATCTTAGGCATTCTGATTATTTCCGCCATAATCTAATTGTAAGACTTTATTTTAATTGCCTCTATTATTTTTCGTTTTCAAGCCAAAAATAAGGAGATTATTTGATTTTCGGGAAATTATTCTCATTTAGTATTAAATATAAATTTAGTAAATGCCCATAAAGGCTCATTTTTTCTTAAAATCAGTAGTGCTAGACCATTTTTTTTTCTTAATTTAGATTAGAAGCAATTTGAAAAAACTCTTTTCATTTCAAGTTGTTTCAGTAAACTATTAGTTATTAACTCTTTTGTCAATGTATTTGGACCTAGTACCATTAATGCATTATCTATTTTAATACTGACTGTCTCAAAGGAGGGACATTAATAATATGAACCAACACTGCAAATTAATATTACTCTTCTTCTTCTTCGCTATTGCCTCTGCGGCAAATGCCCAACACTTTTTTCATTTAGATAAATTTGGAAAGAATAGGGTACAGTACGAAGTATTTGATTGGAGTTACATAGAAACAGAACATTTTGAACTGTATTACTATGGCTATGGTATAACTATAGCTAAAATAGCAGGAGAAATTGCGGAACGTGAATATCAAAATGTTACGGAAACTGTAGGATATGCTCCTTACTATAAAACCAAAATTTTAGTCTATAATTCAATTCAAGATTTACGTCAGAGT
This region includes:
- a CDS encoding S41 family peptidase, whose protein sequence is MRNIKELFCKAFSIVLLLTLLSCEKMFIEADPTSSNTETFEYLWQKVRDQYSYLELKNIDWDSVYSVYRVKVTDDMPQEVFFQSMFNMLETLEDGHVNLYSPFNVSRYPELAVPDSNYSTRIIRTTYLSDYYTITGPLQHDFIHAIDPSDGEKKPLVQVENGVAKGIAYVRYSSFSSMISSYDIDYVISRYGKTTYGMVIDVRSNGGGSPLNIFKMCERFIPADSGEVTLYYSRNKTGPGADDFDDWIPANISPSGLYYPGKIVILTDRGCYSATSYFATAMKSVQKLRDVKIIGVPTGGGLGAPRGGQLPNGWYYRMSVTQTRSIDGDLDYELGVPPDILITQQPSDTEMDKDTQLEKAIVEIFNGNW
- a CDS encoding 2-oxo acid dehydrogenase subunit E2, which translates into the protein MAEIIRMPKMSDTMTEGVIASWLVKVGDQIASGDVIAEVETDKATMELENYEDGTLLYIAVQEKEAVAIDGIIAIVGEEGEDYQSLLSGDTAAAPAEAPAATAAPEAPAAAPAPAAEAIDTSGINATVVKMPKMSDTMTDGTISSWLMKVGDEVNAGDILAEVQTDKATMELESYDEGKLLYVAVEDGGSVPVDGVIAIIGEEGADYETLLKAEAAKSAAPTAEAAPAPVAESAPAPKAAAPAPVAKKTSAPAVAQSRDAAPAPEHDGKRVFASPLAKKMAEDKGFNIAMIPGSGDHGRVIKRDVEAYVPAPTTAPAAAPVAAAPAGVESFDDQPMNNMRKAITRNLNSSQFGAPHFYLTMDIDMDNAMAARKSMNEVADVKISFNDMVVKAVAASLKKHPMVNSLVEGDVIKVANHVNVGVAVAIPDGLVVPVIRHTDMLSLSQISGAVKEMAGKAKDKKLSLDEMTGATFTISNLGMFGIEQFTSILNAPASCILAVGGIKQVPVVKNGQIVPGNVMKITLTCDHRSVDGAIGAAFLHTLKGLLEDPVRILI